The sequence ATGTTGCaatgttttgtctctgtgaccttgtaatgtaatgtacatGTAAAGTACCAAAACTCACAGTGTGTTAGTCATACATATAGCCAAGAGGACcgcacacaaccacacacatgcaaactcaCTGATATCTCTTCTCCATGTTAATCTGCTTGTATAGGACTTCCACCTGCTGTATGAGGAGGCGCGCTATTACCAGCTGACACCCATGATCAAGGAGCTGGAGCGCTGGAAGCAGGAGCGTGAGCAACGACGGATGGCGCAGCCTTGCGACTGCCTGGTGGTTCGCGTCACACCCGACCTGGGCGAGAGGATCGCCCTGAGTGGGGAGAAGGTCCTCATCGAGGAAATCTTCCCTGAGACTGGTGACGTCATGTGTAACTCAGTCAACGCTGGCTGGAACCAGGACCCAACACACGTCATCCGCTTCCCCCTCAATGGCTACTGCAGGCTCAACTCCGTCCAGGTAATGTACCAAAAAGCCTCTCCTGCCTGTTATAGTGTTGAAGGATTGGTAACACAAACAAATCCcaacctctctctctgcatgagACACCACTCCATACAGTCTAGACATTTTATGCAAAACAAAACTACCAAATCTATCTGAAGCAAAACATTTATCAACAATACACATTTTTGTTATATTAATGAGCAAGTGCCATAAACCAGCTCCGTGGGTGGTTGTGGTGCTCCTGATGTTGGTGTATCATGAATATTCTGCTAACAGAAAATGCTAATGCAGGTTTGAGTAATGCATGACAGCATGCGATTACGTGGGACAGATTATCTAACAAATACAACAATTATCTAACAAATACCTTCTCATTTCACACAGACTGATTTGGggaaataaagaacaataaaagcCAAGAGGATACACAATAATACAGATCAACAGTCACCACAGTAATGTTAGAGTGACCCCATATGATAAAAATATCATAAACTCTGTTTTATTCAAAAgagaatatatatgtataatataatataaaagtgTTTAAATTCAATATTAAGTGAGATGAGTTACTATacagttatttaataaatattagAGATTTTACAGATGAACTTATTGaactacaaaatgaaaaataatgttaacatAATGTTAAGATCACTACACTAAAGATGTACACTAACAGATACTCTCTAAGTTCCTTATAGGTATACTGCAGGAATATGATGCATTCCTTAAAACAGAACATCATAATAAACCAAATGAAAGTAGCTGTCTAAAGTCAAGATCTGTTCTTTACAGTCATGAAAAACGTGTTAATTACATTTCCCATCAGCGTAGTATGTGCCAGTAAATATTCACACTGAACCAGGAAACTGGGCAGGAAAgagcaaactttatttataaagtatttataTCCcctttattatgtatttataaaatctctttttaaaatcCTGAATGTATAATGCAACACAAACGATGGAGACCCAGACATTTAGTCTACATGTTAGTAATGGTgagtaaaattatattttcaatgCAGTCCCTCTCTATgcatacataaaataaaaatataataattaataaagaTTTAAACACTTATTATTATGTCTTGTGTGTGGGGAAATTGAATGTGTTAAATAGACCAGTttagaaataaaatactgtaaatgtgcagaTTTAATATGATATGTGGACCCAGTGTAGATATTAATTTATCTAACACTCTGATGAAGCTTCATGTTATCAGGTTCATATTAAAGGCCACTCTATGATACAGACAGCAGGCTGCTCAAAAGTGTGAATATAAAACATTGCAACGATTTTAacttcacacaaaaaaatcaactaatGGTTAACTGGCCCTCTGCTAATAGTCCCCAGTAGGATAGCATCAAGTGCAGCTAACTATGGCACTCATCTCAGTGGCCTTGGTggttaatacacacacaatgtgcaGCAAACAGGGCTAAATACTTCCCGGGGCAAGTATACAGTACCTTTAAGTAACATACTCCCAACAGATTTACAAGGTGTTAAAAGGGTGACAAGGCACATTATGTAATTCATGCAGTGGAAGATGTGACTGTAATGCTATAGTGCTGAAACACTAAATATATAGTTACAGTGTCACACAAAGCACGTAGAGTAAAGTGTTTCCttatataaactgtatttttaccCAAATCACTCCTTAGCGAGCTTACTgtaaacttatttttttaaggATAAAATCTTTCAGCATCAGGAAGTGaagataattattttaaatgcacAGCTCTCATTATGATTTCACAATGAAACCCTTGTATAGCCTACATTTTATCTAGACACTGAGTTTTGCATATGTTTAAGTTTGATTTGACACTGTGGGTGTTTTATGGCATCAGTCCCGTCCTTCAGGTTAGCCACAGAACGCAGATTCCACTGTGAGTCACTCAACATGATGTGTGGCCTTGTAAACACTCTGCATGTTTCCACAGTGGAGACGTTTTCTACCTTTATTTATCCAGCAAATGATTCTGCTGAGCAAGCACATCATTTTTCACCACCGCCCTTCAAAACTTTCATACACACTTAAACACCTGGCTGGCATTTGCATTGTACAGCTTTGATGGACACTGCACAGCTCCACTGGAGTTACTGAGCTTTAGCAACCTGGCGATTGATCGCACCTTCCCAGACCACACATGCAACTTCAGtcttcagattttattttcattagtcGCAAGCCAGTCTCTATAACCTTTACACTACCTGCGTTCACTGGCTTTCAGTGTCTATAACTTGGAATTCCACCAAAAACTTTGCTTTAAGGCAGTTGGCATGATTTGTGGCcctttttttctgcatgttgCCACAGTCGAGCTAAGTGCTCTTTGTCATTATTAAAAGATCATTTCAACTGTGATGGCTACAGTGAGTTTGTCAAGAGAATAATGGCAAGTGCACGGAGTGTCTGTAGTTTTTCATTCTGTCTGAAGATGAACTTTCACTGTTTCCAAGTGACTCTTGTAGCTTTGGTATGATGTGATCTGAGCCTGGCCTGTGCTTTGTAGTATGTCCCTGCTtcttaacattttattgtacTCGCTGTACACACAGGAGCACATGGTATTGGCGTGTTATGCCATTTTAAACCAAGTCGTCTGACTGAGAGTAACAATCTCCTTTTTCAAAGCAGAATTGTACACAGTTTGTAGTTTGCTAgtaagacattaaaaacaacttcAGAAAACTAGTTTTACAGCTGTGTTACCGAACGAGGTCTTTGAGAGGGGGAACATATCAGCCTCACACCACAGGCTCGATATAACACACTTCAGCGCCCACAGCCACAAACAGGCCAACACATAGAGGAGCCTTCCCCCCCTCCAGCACCCAGAGAGAGCCTCTCCCAGGCAGGCTAGCGCGCTCTGacacctccacctccctcctGCCAGTGCGAGAGACCACCTCCAGGGAAGGAGAGCCGAGCGAGCGCGGGACAAAGCACGTGTGGACTGCGGCCATGTTTTCCTgcgaaaaaatgaaaaagaggaaTGGAAAGGGGGGGAAAATGATATGCATAATTTACGCTTTACTCCTTTTTAAGACACagctccttttttaaaaagactcCAATATAACACCGCTCAAGGCAATTGAAATACACGTATTGCATTTTTTAATACCATACTTACAATTTCTCAAACAGCCTAAACCGGTTTATACTTCttttatagatttttaaatGACTTGCAATATAATTAATTGGCCGCATCAACTAACACAACATTTTCCCACTCTGTTTACCAGTGAGACTGGTTATGGGATGTGAGCGCATCTGACTAACATGGTCTGAAAGGACTTTTTATTGTTTAGGTTTTTATTAGGCTCCTTTGAAGGCGAGGTGCAGCTGAACTCCTCTCTTCAGACAAACTGCTAACAGAAAGTGGAGATGGATCTTGAAGGTTCCCTGTAAGCGATGCCCCCCTTTGTCTCACAGCATGGCCTCTCTTGGTTAAGGTGGTGTTAGTTGTGGTGTCAGGCTCTCTTTTTTTATGGCTCATGTAGGCCCCTTTaagacacacagatacacaaaatTCTGTCAAAAgcgcataaacacacacatgcacagtagaGGGGCCCGGCTCATTGAGTCGATGTAGATGAGGACACAAGGAGCAGATGGAGGTGTTTTTCGGTGTAAGGGGAGATTTTTCTAAACAACTTACTCATTCTGTCCTCTCTCATTGTTGTGTGAAGGTATGAGAAGGTTAGGAAAATAATCCTCGTCTTACCCGCCAGACAATGAGCCTCTGATCTGATTTCAGTCCTGGACCCCAACCCAGGGGaacacatacacaaccacacCCTGCCCACAGAGGAAGACcatgcagagaaagagaaaaagagggagggaaggggacAGATGCAGTGCTGTCTGGAGCAGTGTGTTTATGAAGACTGCCTCTGACGAGGTCTTGACAGGAAAGAGACGGATATGTGACAACCTTTAAATGTACgctgttttcagtttattgtATGTCACTGGCATAGAGAACTCATTTTAGTCTCAAATGATTTTATCAGGGCTAAGGTACTGTAGCCGTCTTGCCCAGGGCTTGAAACTGCTAGACCTTGTGATACTTTGGTCACAATGAGATAACATAACATTTCTCAATACTTTACTGTACACTAAGCACAGTgatttgtttttgcagtttattAGTCAGTTTTTATTCACTTTAAGATAAAGAAACATGTCTAAGGTCAGTAGAAGTGGTTACACTTCTTAGTAAAATATATCTCGAGCAATTACTAAATGGAGATCAAGGAATTTTTTCAGGCTCTTTTCAAGAGTGTAAGTTTCTGGCACATTTTTGTATTATATTCTATTAAGAGTTAGATATAAGAATAGTAGCTATTTGTATCAGTCTACAGAAAAGACATCTTGGAAGGAAAGTATTACATTGTGTACTGTAAATGCAACCCCTTCTTTAGTCCTTCATCTTGTGTATTCAGATGTGAGAGAGTGAGAATAAACAACTCCACCTTGGCACGTGATTCTCCATGAAGTCATGAATGGAATTTAGGGAATAATGCAAACCACCTGCGCTGTGATGTAGATCCAgcggagagaaacagagagcagGAAAGGCACTTAGCGGAGGGAAAACATTTAGCCAAAGAGCCACAGAGGTGTACACACACGCGCGTCCCTGAGCCGGAGCCGGGCCTACTGCCCCATACATCACCATGATGAAGCACTCAGATCAGACCAGAGCCAATCCGTCCTTCATCAATGTGACAGCGGAGGCGGTCGTAGAGAAGGGCTCCCTGTCCCCCTGCTGCCCAGGCAAGGAACGCAACACGTCGCAACACTCTCTTACATGTCACACTGCCACTCCATCAATCCTGGTCTGAGTAAAGAGAGAAAGCACAGCTCATCAGAGCTGACAAGGCCACACAAACACCTCAGTTGTGCTCCTCAGTGGCCCGATTGGCAGAACAAGACATTAACACTGCTGTGGCTGGGCTCCCTGTGCTCCCTGTTAGGCTCAGCGGGTCGAAAACAACATCAGGCACTCAGGCTCAACAGGCATCAGGTTAACCCACAGTGTGGGGAGGATGGAGACTGGACGTTTTGACAGCTTCAGAGCAGTTGGTGccagaaaattgttttttataaatTGTTTAATATTTTGTCGAATGCAGACTAGTCGGGGAGTAAGTGGTTCTTTCTAAGAGTAACTGTAGCAGCCGGGAgttaaaacaggaaagaaataGAACATGAACAGGGAGGGAAAAAGTGTCTCTATTCACTCgatcacacaaatacaaatacatttaaacatgtATTATTAAACATCCATTTTTAGAAATGTCACATCCAAGCAAtcagaatacacacacatcttgCATGTCCAGGTGCTGAGTCCAAAAAATTATAGATGCTCCCTGCTTCCAAACACTGCAGAATGCtcccttttaaaatatttttctttatcacATTTAGAATATAGTATGTTTTGAGCCCAAACTGGCTCTTCATCAGGTGCAGAGGAATATTTGTACTCCTTCTAAatgtaataaagaaaaatacttttaaaagtGTGCATTTGACAGTGTTGCATTTCCTTGGGAAGCAGACTGTAATGTCAGTGTGAATATACCTTGTTTAAGTAAAAGTCCtttattcaaattcatatttaagtaaaagtacagaggtATTAGCTGCAAAATGTACttgaagtatcaaaagtaaaagggCTCATGATGCAGAATGTCATCTGTGAGCGTTATTGTATATTATATGATTGGATTATCAGTACTGGTGGATTACTGTGTACAAGCAGtaatttaatgttgtagctggtcaaaGTGAACTGATTTTAAACACATCATACACTGTGGGGTAGTTTAATCTTTAAGATTGCATGCTGTCAAATAGATGAAGTGCTGTACAAAGTATGTTTCCTACTGAAATGTAAACTCAAGTAAAGTTGTAGTTCCTCACaattgtacagtacagtacatagtAAACGTACTTCAGTATGTTATATCTTAGCTTATATATAGCTGCAAGCCAGAAACCACAGACcacagataaaaaaatgttACCCAGTGAGAGTCGGATGGTGTGAGAACCTCATGTGCTCCAGTCTGTTCAGTTTAGTCTGAACTGTACTTGCAGTCACTTTGAGGACTGACCTAACCCTGAACACCTCTGTTCCCTGTCGAGCTCTGTGGGTAGTTACACAGCCAGGGTGAGCAGCTGCATTCCCACCAGTGTCACCTGAACTAAATTACTGTGTGAATTCACAATACTTAAAGACGCTTTGAATTAAACTGTCCATTTGTTACGGTGAGCTCTGCCGTGTCAGTTCCAGAAACACAGCTACTTGATAATGTGCTGCAAATAGTATAAGAATATATTACACTGTCAAAGTGTTTTTGTCGCTTGTGATTCCTAAAAAAGCTGGCAGATGGCTCAGAGAATTAGAAAGAGTTGGAGCTTCTCGGCTGTTTTATGCCAGATGCTTGCAATAAGCAGAAGATACGATGCAGAGACTGCAGTTAGTGCTGCCTGTCACATATTAAAGACTGTGCATAGTTAAACAAAAGCAACCCCCTGAGTGCAGCGCCCATCACatgctacagtgtgtgtgtgtcatacgTGTCAATCAACTCTCAGCCCTGTGCCATGAGGAGCAAGTGTCTTCCAGCGCCTCAAGAGAGGtgttgtaagtgtgtgtgtgtgcactccgGTGGCCATCAATATTACATTGTGCTCCGGTTTCCAACCCCGAGACTCATCCACTTTGATTCCTGCCTTGCCATCTTCACTGTGTTGGAAATATACGATGCTGAGAGGTTAGAGGAGTGAGGCTGATATATCCACTTCTCATCCCCTTGGCGACCCCAGATTGAGTGGCAGCTCAGTGAGATGGTTTTAAGTTGAATGgggtgtgtttgcgtgtgtgtgtgtatgtatgtgtgtgcgtttggGGGACAGATCCCTGTGCAGCCAAGTCGACCTTGCAACAGTGAGAATAGTTTATTATGTTTCAAATGTGTAAGGATCACTGGGGATGAAGAGGGCAAAGAGAAGCTTTTATTCAGCGTCTGTTTCAATCACACACGCAGGAAAAGACGAGAAGAAGTATTAAAGTTCAGGATAAAACTGGTAAACTTTGATAAAGTGTTGTCATATCTTCTGTACTGTTGTCTTCTTATTTCCCGTTTTGAAAACAATAGGGATATTGCCAAATCTCAAGTATGATGGCAGTGATGCTGGACTCTGGGAAGGCCATGTGTAAATTCAAAGATGTGGTcaagtaaattaaaaaacaaagacagctAACTAGTTGTAATTCCATTTCACGGAAATCATCATGCTTTGAATAAGACttcaaccaatcagattgctCCATGCAACTCTCTGTTAGCATATTTTGTTATGGTTTCGCTCAAGTGAGGCAGGAAAGTAAGCAGAGAAATCTGCATAAGTACAACATAAGCTCAGATCTGAGAGCCTGCGGTCACAAGTATGTAGTGCTAAACTGAGCCACCAGGAcatgttttagctttttaagAGGGcgcatttctttcttttgtcagcTGGGATTGATTTCAGGACATTGTCCTGTGGACATTAAAACCTTTTGCTTGGATACATCTTAATTATTCAGTGTATTGTTTATTCCCCCGTGGCACTAATTCACTGTGTCAGACTGAATGTGAAAGTTTTTTATGGCTTCTTATAGTCATTACAGTATCCTTGAGTCAGTTACAACTATCTATAATAATATCCTTAAGTCTTTTGTGTTGCCATGCATTAATGATACAAGTGTTTTCAGCCTATCTTTATTGATCAGGCCATTCTCCTCTGTGACCAAATTCATTGCTGAACATGACAGAGTCCCACATGCGTTAAGAGATGATGGGGAAAAATGCAATGTGATGCAATGATCAAAGAAGGCTATGTAATATCATTTCCATAATCGTTAGGCTCCTCTGTCGTCTGTCATGGATTTGGGAGTGTTTGATGCTTGGGCAGGTCTCTTAATTAGCCATCCTCACCATCAGCTGTCTGCCGCCCCTTCTGTCTCACAAATTACAGTTTGTTGTCGTTGTATGGCCAGAGGacaaaaaaggaggaggggggggttaACTTTTCCAAGTGGTCCTTTCTGCTTACAAGCAGCATGTCGGCCCACATTTTAGTTTTAATCAGGTAGTGAGGGGTTACAGGTCTGATCaacaagtttgtgtttgtgtgtgtgtgatttatcGGCTCTTCTGTGTTCTGTGTGCTAATCCCCAGTCAAGGGAGGCTGCAGCCCTTTGACCTGGAGGCCTAAGCGCCCCACTTCGGCCCTCCGATGGGGTGCTTGCTCCTGTAATTAGAGAGGTCATCCTCTGCCACAAGTGTGTgcgtcagtgtgtgtttgtgtatgggCATCTGAAGAAAACGATCTATTTTGCGTGAACTTCTCTGGCTCGGAATCTGGCAGCAAGGCTTAGCCCTCAGCGAGACCTTTCATTTCCATGCGCTGCACACTCCATTAATAGGACGGGGGAATAAGTAAATACACGGCACTCCTCGCACAGGGATTTAGATATAGCCTCTCTAAAAAACAACATCCCACAAGGATTACAGCAGATGAGGAGAGAAAAGTGATGTTGGAGTTCACGTGTCTGTGTCGGCGCATATTTGCATTTGGACAAGTGTGTGTATCGTTGCTCCAACTAGAGGACTAACATTCATTCCCGTCTCCTGCTCTCTCCCTGCGGTACCAACACTTTGTCCACATGCCCATCACCCAGAACTCCCTATCCTCATTCCCCACACGTCGCTCTCTCCTTTGCTCACGGACCTCACTTCTCCTCTCACCCCAGCCTCATTACTCAAATTAGAAGCTCCAGTAATCACCGCGCTGAGCTCACCTCAGCTCCTTAACACACCTCGCTCGCACTCCGCTCTCCTCATCCCTTTGAGCTCATGCCCTCGGTTCAGTAGCCAATCCAGCACAAGCGGCATGAATATTGCAGAGGTGGTGTAATGTCGGAGAGCCCTCTGGTTTCATTTCCATCAGTCCATGTGATCGGAGGAGGGGGAGGTTAATGACACATGGTGCATGTTGTGACTGATGAAGATCTGAGGTTGATGTGAGGATGGATGCATGTCAAAAAGGGATACCTATCCAAGACTTACTTATATTTGCTGCTGTTGAGCATTTATTGAAAATGGACTGGTCGCCCTTAAAATTCCGGTAATGAGATATCACTAAACATTTCTATTGGCCATGATCATCATTTTTATGGGAGGAAATGACTGACTGTGGTCTGTTTCTGTTTAGAAAAGCATAACTTTCAAGCTGGAAAGTATTACATgcttacatttaaaaaagcatgAAACCTGCATATctatttgtaaaactttaatTGGCAGTTCTGATATTAACATCCTTCTCttgcctctcttcttctctcgcCTCTCTCTTTGCAGGTTCTGGAGCGTCTTTTTCAGAAAGGTTTTAGCGTGGCAGCGTCTTGCGGAGGCGGCGTGGACTCCTCCCAGTTCAGCGAGTACGTGTTGTGTCGCGAGGACCGAAGGAGTCTCTCCATCAACACGCCCATCAGGATAAAACAGGAACCCCTGGACTAGAGCATTCTGGGAGAGGGACTGCCAACCCCCCATACTCCTTCCATCCTGTCACACCACCCCACCCCGCCTCCCCCTGACCCATCCCTGTTCTAACAGGACCACAACCACCACCGCCCCTCCTTCCCACCCTCCCAAAATGCCCCCTGCAATTCCAGCGAGAAACATACCTAAGTATTAGCAGAGGCTTGTTAACCTCGCCAACTCTGCAGAACTCTAAGGGGAATGTAGTaccaaacaaaggaaaaaaaatgcatcagcaACAAAAGTTTTTGATTATGTTCAGTAACACCCAAATAATCTGGGACtgagatgaaaaacaacaatgacaaatggACTCAACAGCAGCTCACTTGAACCACTTTAGCACCATGACCGCTTGATTTTTCCTtcatcttcttgtgaaaaaggTGTCCTGACCCTTTTTGGGAGGACACAACTGCTCCCTCCTTGAATCCAATCCCAGCGCTCAGAGGTGTTTCGTCCAGTTCTGTGTCTGTATGAAGCCCATGTCTTGTCTGACCGGGGACGTGTCTGGCCTGCTGTGGGACGAGGAAGCTTTGGCAGACAGGACTCTTATAAGGATGACAGGAAGAGGACATAATCCAATCTCGCAGTCCCCCAAACGGCCCCAATCCCCGTGACCCCGTGACCCTCCAACCCCATCCAGTCTCCCCCCACAGGCCTCACAGACGTCGGGGCCTCGCCGAAAAACAGCATCATTTGCCAAACTGATTGTTTATTACggtttttcattgttgtttctAAAGTATGTTCTTCTTGATCCTTTTGCTGTTCTTATCATGACATGGTGtaaacaattattattaataggattatttttaatgtctcttttttcctttctccaaTATGAAGGATGTACGAACGTTGTATTCATTAGACTTTGAGAGCTTGTGAGGGAGAGTTTCTTGGCAGTAACTGCAGAAACTCAGATGTCTGCAGGCTATGTGGCTAAAGCGATCTGGCTGGCAATGCATTCAGAGCCAGAAAAAGTCCCATTGTTCAAATGGGGATGGAAGCTGGATGTTTCGACATTGTTTATAGTCAAATGTGTAGCACACATAAAAAAGTGCTCTGGAATTTCTGCTTATTAGCTAACATATCTTGGGTCTCTGATCGGATTCTctcacacaagcaaaaaaaactttttttttctccctattTTGCAGAAGTTTAAGAAAGTTCTTAAATTTGGAATTCAGGTTGAAGTTGCACAAGCTCTTAAGTGTATTGCAGTTTTGTTGAGTTAGAATGTTAAAGACTTGAGGACCAACATGGAGAGCTGACGTTTACTAGTATGTCTCGTGATCAGCAGGAGATGTACTCTAAATGCTTAATATTTCTTTGCACTTAAACATTTCCAACAGAGTTGCCCTGCCCTGTTCTCTCAAAACACATATAAGGAGGCTagaatattaaaacatttaaaaacagtcaaGGGGTAAAACtcaaaagacaacaaatactgtactgtaggtacCAAAGGGGACAAGGTGCCTATTTTATTGATTGTACAAACATAATGATGGTGTCTCTTTTTATAGTTTACAGCTAAAGGAGACACAATGCATTATTCAAAACTGTATGAAGGGTACCAACCTTTGTTCCTCCAGGCCTGCAGCCTTGACAGTTTTGTTGAGAATATCTCACAGTACCTTCAGACCAATATTGTCACTTCTAAGTCAAGATTATT comes from Thunnus maccoyii chromosome 1, fThuMac1.1, whole genome shotgun sequence and encodes:
- the LOC121900247 gene encoding BTB/POZ domain-containing protein kctd15 isoform X1 translates to MAFLYTCFQEGRSMSRLSLTRSPVSPLAAQGIPLPAQLTKANAPVHIDVGGHMYTSSLATLTKYPDSRISRLFNGTEPIVLDSLKQHYFIDRDGEIFRYILSFLRTSKLLLPDDFKDFHLLYEEARYYQLTPMIKELERWKQEREQRRMAQPCDCLVVRVTPDLGERIALSGEKVLIEEIFPETGDVMCNSVNAGWNQDPTHVIRFPLNGYCRLNSVQVLERLFQKGFSVAASCGGGVDSSQFSEYVLCREDRRSLSINTPIRIKQEPLD
- the LOC121900247 gene encoding BTB/POZ domain-containing protein kctd15 isoform X2; protein product: MFETEGRSMSRLSLTRSPVSPLAAQGIPLPAQLTKANAPVHIDVGGHMYTSSLATLTKYPDSRISRLFNGTEPIVLDSLKQHYFIDRDGEIFRYILSFLRTSKLLLPDDFKDFHLLYEEARYYQLTPMIKELERWKQEREQRRMAQPCDCLVVRVTPDLGERIALSGEKVLIEEIFPETGDVMCNSVNAGWNQDPTHVIRFPLNGYCRLNSVQVLERLFQKGFSVAASCGGGVDSSQFSEYVLCREDRRSLSINTPIRIKQEPLD
- the LOC121900247 gene encoding BTB/POZ domain-containing protein kctd15 isoform X3, with translation MFKEGRSMSRLSLTRSPVSPLAAQGIPLPAQLTKANAPVHIDVGGHMYTSSLATLTKYPDSRISRLFNGTEPIVLDSLKQHYFIDRDGEIFRYILSFLRTSKLLLPDDFKDFHLLYEEARYYQLTPMIKELERWKQEREQRRMAQPCDCLVVRVTPDLGERIALSGEKVLIEEIFPETGDVMCNSVNAGWNQDPTHVIRFPLNGYCRLNSVQVLERLFQKGFSVAASCGGGVDSSQFSEYVLCREDRRSLSINTPIRIKQEPLD
- the LOC121900247 gene encoding BTB/POZ domain-containing protein kctd15 isoform X4 — translated: MSRLSLTRSPVSPLAAQGIPLPAQLTKANAPVHIDVGGHMYTSSLATLTKYPDSRISRLFNGTEPIVLDSLKQHYFIDRDGEIFRYILSFLRTSKLLLPDDFKDFHLLYEEARYYQLTPMIKELERWKQEREQRRMAQPCDCLVVRVTPDLGERIALSGEKVLIEEIFPETGDVMCNSVNAGWNQDPTHVIRFPLNGYCRLNSVQVLERLFQKGFSVAASCGGGVDSSQFSEYVLCREDRRSLSINTPIRIKQEPLD